The genomic segment GCTCGCCGCCCTCACGGCCGTCGTCACCGTCGTCCTCGCGTACACCGCCCGCGGCGTCGGCGCGGTGGTGGACACGGACGCCGACCGGGACTTCCTCGGCGCCCTCCGCCACTGGCGACTCATCCTCGTCGGGATGCTGATGGTCGCCACCGCGGGGTTCGTCTGGCAGGGCCTGTTCAACTTCTACGTCACCTACCTCCTGAACGCGAAGGCGTTCACCACGACGCAGGCCAGTACGGCGCTGACCGTCGTCTTCGCCGCGGGCGTCCCGGCGTTCTGGCTCTCGGGCCGCCTCGCCGACCGCTTCCCCACCGTCCCGTACATCCTCGCGATACTGACCGTCTACGTCGCCTCGCTGTTCGCGCTGACCGAAGTCTCCGCCTTCTTGCCCGTCCTCGCCGTCACCGCCGTCGTCGGCTACGCCATCCACAGCCTGTTTCCGGCGCTGGACGCGTGGTTGCTCGGCACGCTCCCCGCACCGGTCCGAAGCAGCGCGTACGCCGTCTTCAGCGGCGCCTCCCTCCTCCTCGAAGCGAACGGGAGCGGCGCCGTCGGCCTCCTCACCGAGGCGGGGTACGGCTTCGACGCGGTGTTCCGGGCGTTCGCGTTCGGACTGGCGGGCGTCGTCGTCCTCCTCGTCGTGCTCTACCTCGCCGGTCAGATTCCCGGGACCGCCCGGCGCGCGTCGGACGCCTGAGTCGGTCGAAATCGATACGCCGTGGTACCACGTCCGAAATGTTTACTACTTGCACGCTAGAACGTTTGTGCATGTCTGGGTTGCTACCGTCTGACGCGGACGTCACCGACGCCGACGCCGAGTCCGACTCGGACGCGAACGGTGACCTCCGCGTCCTCTCGCTCGACGACGACGAGGCGGAGCAACTCATCGGGTGTCTCTCCTCGGACACCGCACGCGAGACGTTCGCCGCCCTCCAGCGCGACCCCTCGACCGCCTCGGAACTGGCGGACGCGGTCGACACGT from the Halogeometricum rufum genome contains:
- a CDS encoding MFS transporter, encoding MTRRLFGTLCGLVFLVNLGRTAFAPLVETFQTQFGVGPATVGLVTTLVWMGTALPRIPVGYLLTRVPRHRVVLGTGALLAAAAAFTATAPSIRAVQVGAFGIGLASGAYFVAAVPLVGELYPDAVGRAIGIHGTAAQLAAVVAAPVVVAFVAVADWRATFWLLAALTAVVTVVLAYTARGVGAVVDTDADRDFLGALRHWRLILVGMLMVATAGFVWQGLFNFYVTYLLNAKAFTTTQASTALTVVFAAGVPAFWLSGRLADRFPTVPYILAILTVYVASLFALTEVSAFLPVLAVTAVVGYAIHSLFPALDAWLLGTLPAPVRSSAYAVFSGASLLLEANGSGAVGLLTEAGYGFDAVFRAFAFGLAGVVVLLVVLYLAGQIPGTARRASDA